In a single window of the Micrococcaceae bacterium Sec5.7 genome:
- a CDS encoding recombinase family protein: MLAVHEVDRLGRNLLEGLIVLNDLFQRGIAVKVLAGIAAGEHSQRSFILDIALALSEDRRRDISVKTKNGLEAARRNGRVGGRRPVVEDDKRAAILARRERGESIRTIAADLGISIGVVHKTLTQTAHPPKPTN, from the coding sequence ATGCTCGCCGTTCACGAAGTCGACCGACTCGGGCGCAACCTCCTCGAAGGCCTCATTGTCCTGAATGACCTCTTCCAACGTGGCATCGCCGTCAAAGTCCTCGCCGGGATCGCCGCCGGCGAACACTCGCAGCGTTCCTTCATCCTCGACATCGCCCTGGCCCTATCAGAAGACCGCCGCCGCGACATCTCAGTCAAAACCAAGAACGGCCTAGAAGCCGCGCGCCGCAACGGTCGGGTCGGAGGTCGACGCCCAGTCGTCGAGGACGACAAACGAGCCGCAATCCTCGCCCGACGCGAACGCGGAGAGTCCATCCGAACCATCGCCGCCGACCTCGGCATATCCATCGGCGTCGTCCACAAAACTCTCACCCAGACAGCCCATCCACCCAAGCCGACAAACTGA
- a CDS encoding 4-hydroxythreonine-4-phosphate dehydrogenase PdxA, with protein sequence MRPVKVLGIEAGVNITVGLPVIRTSVDHRTAFDIAGNGIVEVGSMIEALRQAAEMSPSPVLQA encoded by the coding sequence GTGCGACCCGTCAAGGTCCTGGGCATCGAGGCCGGCGTCAACATCACCGTGGGCCTGCCCGTGATCCGCACCTCCGTGGACCACCGCACGGCCTTCGACATCGCAGGCAACGGCATCGTCGAGGTGGGCAGCATGATTGAGGCGCTGCGCCAGGCAGCGGAAATGTCGCCGAGCCCGGTGCTGCAGGCGTAG
- a CDS encoding squalene cyclase: protein MALDPALLDWLRDADAALRWQVERDLAGCPREVWGATRARIATEGFGARLLALQDPDGQWAGGAFFPSDFDVRGPEAAEGAGQPWTATTWTLNTVRDWGLDAAALVGTAHLLDANSRWEYGDLPYWGGEVDCCINAYTLANGAWLGADVSGIAQWFVDHRLPDGGWNCEWVEGSTRSSFHSTLNSLRGLLYYEAATGGSDVLRAARRAGEEYLLQRRLLRTLSTGDLVGPWVTRFAYPFRWHYSILNAADYFRAAALHEGAAPDPRLADAIEAIRAARRPDGTWLQERRHPGRVWFHVDVPPGEPSKWLTVYATRVLAWWDSANGHLRPG, encoded by the coding sequence ATGGCCCTGGACCCCGCCCTGCTCGACTGGTTGCGTGACGCCGACGCGGCGCTGCGCTGGCAGGTGGAGCGCGACCTGGCGGGCTGCCCGCGTGAGGTGTGGGGCGCCACCCGTGCCCGCATCGCTACGGAAGGGTTCGGGGCGCGGCTGCTCGCGCTGCAGGATCCCGACGGCCAGTGGGCGGGCGGGGCGTTCTTCCCGAGCGATTTCGACGTCCGCGGCCCCGAGGCGGCCGAGGGGGCGGGGCAGCCGTGGACCGCGACGACGTGGACGCTCAATACAGTCCGTGACTGGGGCCTCGATGCAGCCGCCCTCGTCGGCACCGCCCACCTGCTCGACGCGAACAGCCGCTGGGAGTATGGCGACCTGCCGTACTGGGGTGGCGAGGTGGACTGCTGCATCAACGCCTACACGCTCGCGAACGGCGCCTGGCTCGGGGCGGATGTCTCCGGAATCGCCCAATGGTTCGTGGACCACCGCTTGCCCGACGGCGGCTGGAACTGCGAGTGGGTAGAGGGCTCCACGCGCTCGTCGTTCCATTCCACGCTCAACTCCCTCAGGGGCCTGTTGTACTACGAAGCCGCGACCGGCGGCAGCGATGTGCTGCGGGCAGCCCGTCGAGCCGGCGAGGAGTACCTGCTCCAACGTCGGCTGCTCCGCACCCTGTCAACCGGCGATCTCGTCGGACCGTGGGTGACGCGCTTCGCGTACCCGTTCCGTTGGCACTACAGCATCCTCAACGCGGCCGACTACTTCCGGGCCGCGGCGCTCCACGAGGGTGCGGCGCCTGATCCGCGGCTTGCCGACGCGATCGAGGCGATACGCGCCGCCCGCCGCCCCGACGGCACGTGGCTGCAGGAGCGTCGCCATCCCGGGAGGGTGTGGTTCCACGTCGACGTGCCGCCCGGCGAGCCGTCCAAGTGGCTCACGGTCTACGCCACGCGCGTGCTCGCGTGGTGGGACAGCGCGAACGGACACTTGAGGCCCGGATAA
- a CDS encoding recombinase family protein has protein sequence MVILVGLVRVSTDKQNTARQRDALEPICWKVFEERASGKLATKDRPVLLEAISHVPPGGMLAVHEVDRLGRNLLEGLIVLNDLFQRGIAVKVLAGIAAGEHSQRSFILDIALALSEDRRRDISAKTKNGLEAARRNGRVGGRRPVVEDDKRAAILARRERGESIRTIAADLGISIGVVHKTLTQTAHPPKPTN, from the coding sequence ATGGTAATCCTCGTCGGCCTGGTCCGGGTCAGCACCGACAAACAGAACACCGCCCGGCAGCGCGATGCTTTGGAACCGATCTGCTGGAAAGTCTTCGAGGAGAGGGCAAGTGGCAAACTGGCCACCAAGGACCGGCCGGTCCTGTTGGAGGCAATCTCGCACGTGCCTCCGGGAGGGATGCTCGCCGTTCACGAAGTCGACCGACTCGGGCGCAACCTCCTCGAAGGCCTCATTGTCCTGAATGACCTCTTCCAACGTGGCATCGCCGTCAAAGTCCTCGCCGGGATCGCCGCCGGCGAACACTCGCAGCGTTCCTTCATCCTCGACATCGCCCTGGCCCTATCAGAAGACCGCCGCCGCGACATCTCAGCCAAAACCAAGAACGGCCTAGAAGCCGCGCGCCGCAACGGTCGGGTCGGAGGTCGACGCCCCGTCGTCGAGGACGACAAACGAGCCGCAATCCTCGCCCGACGCGAACGCGGAGAGTCCATCCGAACCATCGCCGCCGACCTCGGCATATCCATCGGCGTCGTCCACAAAACTCTCACCCAGACAGCCCATCCACCCAAGCCGACAAACTGA
- a CDS encoding Tn3 family transposase, with the protein MPVEFLTDDEAAAFGRFAGVPARADLERVFFLDDADLVLVAGRRGEYSRLGFALQLVTVRWLGTFLEDPLDVPAVVLDFVAGQLGIGDPSVVKKYLDRRTTLFEHQLLIREADGWRDFSAAEADFTEWAAARAWTSGDGPKGTFNDGVAWLRQRRVLLPGVTRLARLVARVRREATERLWGELASLVTVEQRRVLDRLLAVAPGSRVSDLERWRKGVAPRASGPAIIKALDLVAEIAGFGFALVGVETRVPSQRLAELVKYGMRADASMLRRHPTGRRVATLLATVRHVEGKAIDDALGLLDLLMATELLTKARNASDKDRIRKHPRLAKASARLAVAVEALFAADGWSGTDGTVRLGQIWEAIEDVVSRDQLRAALAVVSEDVPPADADAGDDWRSELVKRFPTVSGFLKVLTQVIVFGANAEGAQVLAAMTVLPGVLAHRSRLPAPLIPGDLIDVGVVSGPWKRLVFGSPVYEAGAVSRHAYALCVLERFWRCLKRREVFAEASTRWRNPQAALLDGTRWQGMRAETLTALGLPESPETLLVEHAGVLDETLRRVGGRLAANPDARVDEDGRIHLTGLRAVEEPPSLVDLRVRTTAMLPRVELPEVILEVMDWVPQLREAFTAASGARSRMADLPVSVAACLAAHSLNVGYRPIANKGTPALARSRLSHVYQNYFRPETLSAANTPLVDAQATLPLAQTWGGGMVAAVDGMRFVVPVPAAFARPNRKYFGSKRGMTWLNAINDRGMGRGAKIVSGTIRDSLHMVDVIFGLDGGELPEIVVTDTGSYSDLVFGLLELLGISYRPALADLPDQKGWRIKKDTDYGPLNTFARGRVDLAKIRRNWEDILRVTASIYTGAVRAYDVVTMLQRDGHPTALGEAIASYGRIFKTLHILSYIDTDESYRRDIKDIRNLQENRHSLARKICHGKKGELYHHYERGLENQLGALGLVLNCATLWTTRYLDAAVASLQAQGYPIRDEDLARLSPFVHSHLGVHGTYAFTAPELPPGTIRDLRDPDTDEDDET; encoded by the coding sequence GTGCCGGTTGAGTTCCTGACTGATGATGAGGCTGCCGCGTTTGGGCGATTCGCCGGCGTGCCAGCGCGGGCTGATTTGGAGCGTGTGTTCTTCCTTGACGACGCGGATTTGGTCCTGGTCGCTGGTCGGCGGGGTGAGTACTCTCGGCTCGGGTTCGCGTTGCAGCTGGTGACTGTCCGCTGGCTCGGGACGTTCTTGGAGGACCCGTTGGATGTGCCGGCGGTTGTCCTGGACTTCGTGGCCGGGCAGCTGGGCATTGGTGATCCGTCGGTCGTGAAGAAGTATCTCGATCGGCGGACCACGTTATTCGAGCATCAGCTGCTGATTCGTGAGGCGGATGGGTGGCGGGATTTCTCTGCCGCGGAGGCCGACTTCACTGAGTGGGCGGCCGCGCGTGCGTGGACCTCGGGAGATGGTCCGAAGGGGACCTTCAACGACGGGGTGGCGTGGCTGCGTCAGCGCAGAGTACTGCTGCCTGGCGTGACCAGGTTGGCGCGTCTGGTCGCCAGGGTCCGTAGGGAGGCCACTGAGCGGTTGTGGGGCGAGCTGGCATCATTGGTAACGGTCGAGCAGCGGCGTGTTCTGGACCGGCTGCTGGCGGTCGCACCGGGCTCACGGGTGTCTGATTTGGAACGGTGGCGCAAGGGCGTGGCCCCACGCGCATCGGGGCCGGCGATCATCAAGGCCTTGGACTTGGTCGCCGAGATTGCAGGCTTCGGCTTCGCACTGGTTGGTGTGGAGACCAGGGTCCCGTCCCAGCGGCTGGCCGAGTTGGTGAAGTATGGGATGCGTGCGGATGCTTCGATGTTGCGGCGCCATCCGACTGGCCGTCGGGTCGCCACGTTGCTGGCCACGGTACGGCATGTGGAGGGCAAAGCGATCGATGATGCTTTGGGGCTGCTGGATCTACTGATGGCCACCGAGCTGTTGACGAAGGCGCGCAACGCTTCGGACAAGGACCGGATCCGCAAGCATCCGCGTTTGGCGAAGGCGTCTGCTCGCCTTGCCGTGGCTGTTGAGGCGTTGTTCGCTGCGGACGGGTGGAGCGGAACCGATGGAACGGTGAGGCTCGGGCAGATCTGGGAGGCCATCGAGGACGTCGTCTCGCGCGATCAGCTGCGTGCGGCGCTGGCGGTGGTCAGCGAAGACGTGCCGCCAGCGGACGCAGATGCTGGCGATGATTGGCGTTCCGAGTTGGTCAAACGCTTCCCGACCGTGTCGGGCTTTTTGAAGGTCCTCACCCAGGTCATCGTTTTCGGGGCAAACGCCGAAGGCGCGCAGGTCCTGGCAGCGATGACAGTGTTGCCGGGCGTTCTTGCTCATCGCAGCCGCTTGCCCGCGCCGTTGATTCCCGGGGATCTGATCGATGTCGGTGTTGTCAGCGGGCCGTGGAAGCGCCTGGTGTTCGGCAGTCCCGTCTACGAGGCCGGGGCTGTCAGCCGGCACGCATATGCCTTGTGCGTCCTGGAACGGTTCTGGCGCTGTCTCAAACGCCGGGAAGTCTTCGCCGAGGCGTCCACGCGGTGGCGCAACCCGCAGGCTGCGCTCTTGGACGGGACACGGTGGCAGGGCATGCGTGCCGAAACACTGACCGCACTCGGGCTACCCGAATCCCCGGAGACGTTGCTGGTCGAGCACGCCGGCGTCCTCGACGAGACCTTGCGGAGAGTCGGCGGGAGACTGGCCGCCAATCCCGATGCACGCGTGGACGAGGACGGCAGGATCCACTTGACCGGCCTCAGAGCGGTCGAGGAGCCGCCGTCCTTGGTGGACCTGCGGGTCCGCACTACCGCGATGTTGCCGCGCGTGGAGCTGCCCGAGGTGATCCTTGAGGTCATGGATTGGGTACCGCAGCTGCGGGAGGCCTTCACTGCAGCGTCTGGGGCACGGTCACGGATGGCAGACCTACCGGTGTCGGTCGCGGCGTGTCTGGCGGCGCACTCGTTGAATGTCGGGTACCGGCCGATCGCGAACAAGGGAACCCCGGCCTTGGCACGGTCCCGGCTCTCACACGTCTACCAGAACTACTTCCGTCCTGAGACGCTCTCAGCAGCGAACACCCCGCTCGTTGACGCCCAGGCCACTCTCCCCCTGGCGCAGACCTGGGGCGGGGGCATGGTTGCAGCTGTGGACGGCATGCGGTTCGTTGTCCCCGTCCCTGCCGCGTTCGCCCGTCCCAACCGCAAGTACTTCGGTTCCAAACGGGGCATGACCTGGCTCAACGCCATAAACGACCGCGGCATGGGCCGCGGTGCCAAGATCGTCTCCGGCACGATTCGCGACTCGCTGCACATGGTCGACGTCATCTTCGGCCTCGACGGAGGCGAACTGCCCGAAATCGTCGTCACCGACACCGGCTCCTACAGTGACCTCGTCTTCGGGCTCCTCGAGCTCCTGGGTATCTCCTACCGGCCCGCCCTCGCAGACCTGCCTGACCAGAAAGGGTGGCGCATCAAGAAGGACACCGACTACGGCCCGCTGAACACTTTCGCACGTGGACGTGTCGACCTGGCCAAGATCCGCAGGAACTGGGAGGACATCCTGCGGGTGACAGCCTCGATCTATACCGGTGCGGTGCGCGCCTACGACGTCGTGACGATGCTCCAACGCGACGGGCATCCCACTGCGCTCGGCGAAGCGATCGCCTCCTATGGGCGGATCTTCAAGACGCTGCACATCCTGAGCTACATCGACACCGACGAGTCCTACCGGCGCGACATCAAGGACATCCGGAATCTCCAGGAGAACCGCCATTCCCTGGCCCGCAAGATCTGCCACGGCAAGAAGGGCGAGCTCTACCACCACTACGAACGCGGATTGGAGAACCAGCTCGGAGCGCTCGGCCTCGTCCTGAACTGCGCCACGCTGTGGACCACCCGCTACCTCGATGCCGCCGTCGCCAGCCTTCAGGCCCAGGGCTACCCGATCAGGGACGAAGACCTCGCACGCCTGTCACCGTTCGTCCATTCCCACCTCGGCGTCCACGGAACCTACGCCTTCACTGCCCCTGAACTCCCACCCGGCACGATCCGCGACCTACGCGATCCCGACACCGATGAAGACGACGAGACATGA
- a CDS encoding multicopper oxidase domain-containing protein — translation MKERGGLLSISPWWILMIILLAVLAVTAPGLYGTGSAAVRTNAASAYVPQTRTYYIGANEVDWNYAPTGKNQITGEPFDEAAQVFTKQGPQRIGSTYIKSLYQEYTDSSFKTLKPRTAAEQHLGFQGPVIRGVVGDHIKVVFKNNLDRPASVHVHGVFYDKSSEGAPYNDGTGAAAKGDDAVAPGSTYTYSYEVPERAGPGPMDGSSVMWMYHSHTDEVSDDYSGLVGPMVITKASAARADGTPNDVNREFFLQYKVSNENNSPYLQRNIDKFTGDPTTVKTDDEGFHESNMMHSINGYVFGNQPIETMTMRKGEHVRWYLMGMGTEVDLHTPHWHGNTVTALGMRTDVVNLLPASMVAADMVPDDVGTWLLHCHVNDHISAGMLTRYRVLNEDGSVGGTTQTGPDATQGGTHAGH, via the coding sequence TTGAAGGAGCGCGGCGGATTACTGTCCATCTCGCCCTGGTGGATCCTCATGATCATCCTGCTGGCGGTTCTGGCTGTGACGGCGCCGGGGCTGTATGGCACGGGGTCGGCGGCGGTGAGAACCAATGCCGCCAGCGCCTATGTGCCGCAGACCCGCACGTACTACATAGGGGCCAACGAGGTGGATTGGAACTACGCCCCCACCGGAAAGAACCAGATCACGGGTGAGCCGTTCGACGAGGCCGCGCAGGTCTTTACCAAGCAGGGGCCGCAGCGGATCGGCAGCACCTACATCAAATCGCTGTACCAGGAGTACACGGACTCATCGTTCAAGACCCTCAAGCCGCGGACGGCGGCCGAACAGCACTTGGGCTTCCAGGGGCCGGTGATCCGCGGCGTCGTAGGGGACCACATCAAGGTGGTCTTCAAGAACAACCTGGACCGGCCGGCGTCGGTACACGTCCACGGCGTGTTCTACGACAAGAGCAGCGAAGGCGCACCGTACAACGACGGCACCGGTGCGGCCGCCAAAGGTGACGACGCCGTGGCCCCCGGCAGCACCTACACCTACAGCTACGAAGTGCCCGAGCGCGCGGGCCCCGGACCCATGGACGGCAGCTCCGTGATGTGGATGTACCACTCCCATACGGACGAGGTCTCGGACGACTACTCCGGCCTGGTGGGCCCCATGGTCATCACCAAGGCCAGCGCCGCCCGCGCCGACGGAACCCCGAACGACGTGAACCGCGAATTCTTCCTCCAATACAAGGTCAGCAACGAAAACAACAGCCCCTACCTGCAGCGCAACATCGACAAGTTCACCGGCGACCCCACCACGGTCAAGACCGACGACGAAGGCTTCCACGAGAGCAACATGATGCACTCCATCAACGGCTACGTCTTCGGCAACCAGCCGATTGAAACCATGACCATGCGCAAGGGCGAACACGTCCGCTGGTACCTCATGGGCATGGGCACCGAGGTTGACCTGCACACCCCGCACTGGCACGGCAACACCGTGACGGCACTGGGCATGCGCACCGACGTCGTGAATCTCCTGCCGGCCAGCATGGTGGCGGCTGACATGGTCCCGGACGACGTCGGCACCTGGCTCCTCCACTGCCACGTCAACGACCACATCAGCGCCGGCATGCTCACCCGCTACCGCGTCCTCAACGAGGACGGCTCGGTCGGCGGGACCACCCAGACGGGCCCCGACGCCACCCAGGGTGGCACGCACGCGGGCCACTAA
- a CDS encoding IS30 family transposase, with translation MTAPVAEPAPAAVALEALEQSVSARYLSLPERERIADLRSQGTSMQAIGRVLGRSVGTISREIKRNSHPVLGYRPYGAHRAATAARARPKDSKLAEPGELHDYVKTKLLTHWSPEQISKLLIKDFPDDEQMRVSPETIYQALYFRARGGLKREVKEALRTGRTRRKQHRNPEERTGRFRDPMINISERPAEVQDRAVPGHWEGDLVTGAYNQSAIATLVERTTRYVMLVHLPVDHTAESVRDGLIKTMSTLPAHLRGSLTWDQGAEMAKHKAFSIATDMDVYFCDPASPWQRGSNENTNGLLRQYFPKGTDLNAYGPEDLEHVAHELNARPRKTLDWDTPAERLRDLLIAS, from the coding sequence TTGACGGCGCCGGTGGCTGAGCCGGCACCCGCCGCGGTGGCGTTGGAGGCTCTGGAGCAGTCCGTCAGCGCCCGCTACCTGTCCCTGCCCGAGCGGGAGAGGATCGCGGACCTGCGCTCCCAGGGAACCTCGATGCAGGCGATCGGCAGGGTACTGGGCCGGTCCGTGGGCACCATCAGCCGGGAGATCAAACGCAACAGCCACCCGGTGCTGGGTTACCGGCCCTACGGTGCTCACCGGGCTGCCACCGCGGCCCGGGCACGGCCGAAGGACAGTAAGCTGGCAGAACCGGGGGAACTGCACGACTACGTGAAAACCAAGCTCCTCACACACTGGTCCCCGGAACAGATCTCGAAGCTGCTGATCAAGGATTTCCCCGATGACGAGCAGATGCGCGTGAGCCCCGAAACGATTTACCAGGCCCTCTACTTCCGGGCCCGCGGCGGACTCAAACGCGAGGTCAAAGAGGCCCTGCGCACCGGCCGGACCCGCCGCAAGCAGCACAGGAATCCCGAGGAACGCACCGGTCGTTTCCGTGACCCGATGATCAACATTTCCGAACGCCCCGCAGAGGTCCAGGACCGCGCCGTCCCGGGGCATTGGGAGGGGGATTTAGTGACCGGAGCCTACAACCAATCGGCGATCGCAACCCTGGTGGAACGCACCACGCGCTACGTGATGCTGGTGCACCTGCCGGTGGACCACACCGCCGAATCGGTCCGTGACGGGCTGATCAAGACCATGTCGACCCTGCCGGCGCACCTGCGCGGATCCCTGACCTGGGACCAAGGCGCCGAAATGGCCAAGCACAAGGCTTTCAGCATCGCCACCGACATGGACGTCTACTTCTGCGACCCCGCCAGTCCCTGGCAACGCGGATCCAACGAGAACACCAACGGGCTGCTACGCCAGTACTTCCCCAAGGGCACCGACCTGAACGCCTACGGGCCCGAGGACCTGGAGCACGTCGCCCACGAACTCAACGCTCGACCCCGCAAAACACTGGACTGGGACACCCCCGCCGAGCGTCTACGTGATTTACTGATAGCCAGCTAA
- a CDS encoding helix-turn-helix domain-containing protein, with protein MAAARAQGRLPGRKRKMTDSKIASARQLLANGTSPTEVAKNLGVSIPTLYRWIPAHDR; from the coding sequence CTGGCGGCCGCCCGAGCACAGGGACGCCTCCCCGGCCGGAAACGAAAAATGACCGACAGCAAGATCGCCTCAGCACGACAGCTCCTCGCCAACGGCACCTCACCCACCGAGGTGGCCAAAAACCTCGGAGTCTCCATCCCCACCCTCTACCGATGGATCCCCGCACACGACCGCTAA
- a CDS encoding FAD-dependent monooxygenase, with protein MTGHAVVIVGGGPTGLILAGELALAGADVAIVERRASQNLDGSRAGGLHSRTIEVLDQRGIAERFLSEGQEHPSLGYAQIILDISDFPTRHNYLLALWQSHFERILAEWVGELGVPILRRCEVVGFAQDDSGVDAKLSDGTSLRAEYLVGCDGGRSLIRRAAGIDFPGFDPSTSWMIAEVEMDEEPELGMRREGGGIGPVNREESGGPFRVVLKEQHLEHTGDPTLQDLSEALIVAYGTDYGVHSPNWISRFTDMTRQAASYRRGRVLLAGDAAHVHPPQGGQGLNTGVQDAVNLGWKLAQVVNKTSPEGLLDTYHAERHPVGARVLHNTMAQVALSSPDDRHQALRDTMTELLSMDEPRRRIAAMLSGLDIHYDLGEGHPLLGRRMPDLDLHTADGPTRVFTLLHDARPVLLNLGEPGGFDISPWANRVRLVDARHDGVWELPALGAVPAPTAVLIRPDGHAAWVGEPADPGLPDALTSWFGPPTTYGPRGDATNE; from the coding sequence GTGACCGGGCATGCGGTGGTGATCGTTGGAGGAGGTCCGACGGGTCTGATTTTGGCGGGCGAGTTGGCGTTGGCGGGGGCCGACGTTGCCATTGTCGAGCGGCGCGCCAGTCAGAATCTCGACGGATCGCGGGCCGGGGGTCTGCACTCCCGCACCATCGAGGTGCTTGATCAGCGTGGTATCGCGGAACGATTCCTCTCGGAGGGGCAAGAACATCCGAGCCTGGGCTACGCCCAGATCATCTTGGACATCAGCGACTTCCCCACCCGCCACAACTACCTACTTGCGCTGTGGCAGAGCCACTTCGAGCGCATCCTGGCCGAGTGGGTCGGTGAGCTTGGAGTTCCGATCCTTCGTCGCTGCGAGGTGGTGGGCTTCGCGCAGGACGACAGCGGCGTCGATGCCAAGCTGTCCGACGGCACGTCGCTCCGAGCGGAGTACCTCGTCGGCTGCGACGGAGGACGCAGCCTGATCCGCAGGGCCGCCGGCATCGACTTCCCAGGGTTTGATCCCTCGACCAGCTGGATGATCGCCGAGGTCGAGATGGACGAGGAGCCGGAGCTCGGCATGCGCCGCGAGGGTGGTGGCATCGGTCCCGTCAACAGGGAAGAGAGCGGCGGGCCATTCCGGGTCGTACTGAAGGAACAGCACCTCGAACACACCGGCGATCCCACCCTGCAGGATCTCAGCGAGGCACTCATCGTCGCATACGGGACGGACTACGGGGTGCACAGCCCCAACTGGATATCCCGTTTCACCGACATGACCCGGCAGGCAGCCTCCTACCGCCGCGGCCGTGTGCTGCTGGCCGGCGACGCCGCACACGTGCATCCCCCGCAGGGCGGCCAGGGTCTCAACACCGGCGTGCAGGATGCCGTGAACCTGGGATGGAAGCTGGCCCAGGTGGTCAACAAGACATCACCCGAGGGCCTCCTGGACACCTACCACGCCGAACGGCATCCGGTCGGTGCCCGGGTGTTGCACAACACCATGGCGCAAGTCGCGCTCAGCAGCCCCGACGACCGTCACCAGGCCCTCCGCGACACCATGACCGAACTGCTGAGCATGGACGAGCCGCGCAGGCGCATCGCCGCGATGCTCTCCGGTCTCGACATCCACTACGACCTCGGAGAGGGACACCCGCTGCTCGGGCGACGCATGCCCGACCTCGACTTGCACACCGCGGACGGTCCCACGCGCGTGTTCACCCTGCTGCACGACGCCCGACCCGTGCTCCTCAACCTCGGTGAACCCGGCGGTTTCGACATTTCTCCTTGGGCGAATCGAGTCCGTTTGGTCGACGCCAGGCACGATGGCGTGTGGGAGCTTCCGGCACTCGGTGCGGTCCCTGCTCCCACTGCCGTCCTGATTCGTCCCGACGGACATGCCGCCTGGGTCGGAGAGCCAGCCGACCCCGGCCTGCCTGATGCGCTCACCTCCTGGTTCGGACCGCCTACGACGTATGGGCCGCGCGGGGACGCGACGAACGAGTGA
- a CDS encoding LysE family translocator: MTIPGALLQFALVAALLTIIPGMDTVLVLRTAISRGHGLAFATAAGICTGTVVWGVAAAVGASALVAASEAAFTGLRIAGACYMAWLGISMLVKSFRRPGSEANAASAPAGNARASWLTGVTTSLLNPKVGVFYIAMIPQFLPPGVSPLMMGILLPLVHNVEGMLWFAGIIVATHHARRWLQSPAVAKATDRIAGVVLVAFAARIATAKA, translated from the coding sequence ATGACCATCCCCGGGGCCCTGTTGCAGTTCGCCCTTGTCGCCGCACTATTGACAATCATTCCGGGAATGGACACTGTCCTGGTACTCCGCACCGCCATCAGCAGGGGGCACGGACTGGCTTTCGCGACGGCGGCCGGCATTTGCACGGGGACAGTGGTCTGGGGCGTCGCGGCCGCCGTTGGCGCTTCAGCCCTGGTGGCCGCATCGGAAGCTGCCTTCACCGGGCTCAGAATCGCCGGTGCCTGCTACATGGCGTGGCTGGGCATTTCCATGCTCGTCAAAAGCTTCAGGAGACCGGGCTCAGAAGCGAATGCCGCATCCGCGCCGGCCGGCAATGCACGGGCATCGTGGCTGACCGGAGTGACCACGAGTCTTCTGAACCCCAAAGTGGGCGTCTTCTACATTGCCATGATTCCGCAGTTCCTGCCTCCCGGGGTTTCGCCGCTGATGATGGGAATCCTGCTGCCACTGGTTCACAATGTTGAAGGAATGCTTTGGTTCGCTGGAATCATTGTGGCCACCCACCATGCCCGCCGCTGGCTGCAGTCCCCCGCAGTGGCCAAAGCCACGGACCGGATTGCCGGCGTCGTCCTTGTTGCCTTTGCGGCAAGGATCGCCACCGCCAAAGCCTGA
- a CDS encoding VOC family protein: MRLVQIAQHADDLNRASAFYTNLLGTGPKALFDPPGLLFFDLDGLRLLLDRGAPSSLIYLYVPDVTSRVKELRDRGVEVVSEPHVIYSHKDSTLGPAGTDEWMAFVKDSEGNTIGLVSQLAG; the protein is encoded by the coding sequence TTGCGGCTTGTTCAGATTGCCCAGCATGCAGACGATCTGAACCGCGCGTCTGCGTTCTACACGAATCTGCTCGGAACCGGGCCGAAGGCGTTGTTCGATCCTCCGGGCCTGCTGTTCTTCGATCTGGACGGCCTGCGGTTGCTGCTTGACCGGGGAGCGCCGTCGTCGTTGATTTACCTATACGTACCGGATGTCACGTCCCGGGTGAAGGAACTGCGGGACAGGGGAGTGGAAGTGGTTTCGGAGCCTCACGTCATCTACAGCCACAAGGACAGCACCTTGGGGCCCGCCGGAACCGATGAGTGGATGGCGTTCGTCAAGGACAGCGAAGGCAATACGATCGGGCTGGTCAGCCAGCTGGCGGGCTAG
- a CDS encoding DUF3054 domain-containing protein: MPNVTKPDTTGSPSLTTVAMAVIADAALIIVFAAIGRDAHHRGDVVSGVLLTAWPFLAGAAAAWLALRLWRAPLAIFPAGVAVWLGTVAVGMLLRAVTGQTVVVPFVIVALLSLGLLLLGYRLVLAGILRFRTSRREG, translated from the coding sequence ATGCCTAACGTGACAAAACCGGACACAACCGGGTCTCCCAGCCTGACCACCGTTGCCATGGCAGTGATCGCCGATGCGGCGCTCATCATTGTTTTTGCCGCCATCGGCCGTGACGCCCATCATCGCGGCGACGTAGTCTCCGGCGTCCTTCTGACTGCGTGGCCGTTTCTGGCCGGAGCAGCAGCTGCGTGGCTTGCCCTGCGTTTGTGGCGTGCGCCGCTCGCGATCTTTCCCGCCGGTGTCGCAGTCTGGCTCGGGACGGTTGCCGTGGGCATGCTGCTGCGTGCAGTTACCGGACAGACGGTGGTGGTCCCGTTCGTGATCGTCGCCCTCCTCAGCCTCGGCCTCCTCCTGCTTGGCTACCGCCTTGTGCTGGCAGGCATCCTGCGATTTCGCACGTCACGCCGGGAAGGCTGA